One part of the Pecten maximus chromosome 1, xPecMax1.1, whole genome shotgun sequence genome encodes these proteins:
- the LOC117336308 gene encoding uncharacterized protein LOC117336308 translates to MASSLGGNTRIPKRNRSELMEFIRLDSPDAKEILRESQRTNLVEKNTERIYRTISMCLVRNTELARRYERRRKALRDQGRKPKELEDRLLFAEDSWQGIQKICRSGPNCEKARNVLGDSQFGLHLSRNYDVLLRYTACANADGIRFLLVFKAMFGKVKSVTPNLTNDQCSIEPTPNYDTHISVTKPDADMGICDAQDNNFAYLYEYDEETTLPSMSPSQILPFAVISLERTAEKIIGPLRTPWPKLRKKRQSSFNPTLKQQISEETHSPPVSNMEVPSKANLTSTALTGKVDTSMEITDNCAKKDSIKKETLFLNDIPTSISNGKQKLRLGTARRSARTVIGKRTKSVGGNENMQHDYEEETDLQYTEYLWDPFLEPRSSDNTNVYMESEVSPQSQKEKSPENQDGKSLQNQNGSLHDTETTSDKTLIIQRLKEIEKEIHTKQKKLRELRLSRSTSMRSGDSITSEEGSWVDDVVSDNITLSPKRVESCDDRNQPLDLSKACTITYKKENKDAKTMSTKIVNNQSQGNDSIIDPENRNQQSAYAEASREQKEMSQLRTSIIESEAHNSAEEKGKLQLKLTIGSDNRNCDPDRDTPTPTLDEPQDMYWMHTELPDSQCSSNRCNGAAKESTEVKEFYTGAKENIQKHNLVPVNGQGPEYDTNRYRIDESMQSSSKKCSSFYESYIRKKKQTMGDRFKLDEKPDISIDISRHDLTSKSDVIMASLSDNVNTDMNPVSVEKPSVSEMDDQQVKRELSSNTTCLSSQLSLLPFPNNCMTLNRRDPRAQKRSTLDTESNHDNVSVPQTNDKDIAQVSNKNEASVTKDDHGDDPEYHQDKSDSTNPIKLMSDKVDCSEAQHESDSDSKHSILACSTSDTHSSSSCDENSIPHSNVMQVDTEAKSRQSPSRNHGDKAIDPVTVSNTPSKNLSSEVEKVLQGLGNAIKVIQKKVAESDDNKSSSGTNSQSDEEMEVDKSQIATITHEDQQAISTIVTDRVVRQKNDSATMKTPTVIEVTCINMQKDIVEKRAVHDFDSSVENIKKVSDLDIASHDAIMTTEQTVESSITPNTHNKNEPILNISGVDIDTSENLTPDDSTPKHQGSSSYMPDDRLNPGCYMSDACSKSGCEMVSKTFSRDVEAIKDSKPITEPQSAASSVKIEVTEYGFDEKVTQMDKNVDKTPQEEPIANNDLDNDRTTQTGSSDWTLSQEIEKTLAEIKNESCVLYQSYSLVKEKSFQGKGTETITHQLDRSMSEQRHSSDINRSRSKSVTGSAASDSHKQHEYRPREVSPIRDPSFVPFHQKGKILSEYFKGRHKRLGLKWVDRRRSPSGFRKRAIQKAKITLYKNCSSKGQSDRTQTETTRVVKAEKKDFDDDDRSSWKTNHPYSKPYIRNFSRNVTERKFQERGVSSRSSRHTETPWHRTGTVHPDNLIIDRHGMIISLDSPSDRSRSRPRSDSRSDSRMRDDSVFHRRQSRRSFEGRREVTSHTDPPSSEATLSRAMTSLLKRILFDGPRNDGSTEGKMADMVFEMVKKKVSAGDQDKAYTLDNENTNLNNTQGVNDLPVDNLPDLVTPDRPDHSKDRSKRQERYSNNWERREVYVDRKQSSSCDNRKYFDQRRGSSQTGEQRESRGDRHYDRSENRFDRNVRNDSTDHFEDRFVGRGRGWSRGRGRWNSPRGNFNKPYTRSNFNNDYNKQPFQRKAERYPSRSFNSNASRLKTGSDFSSRRYFDRPGFNNKPYDRKFDKYSFDRKSLPRDRIKESSRN, encoded by the exons AACTTATGGAGTTCATTCGTCTTGATTCTCCTGATGCCAAAGAAATATTGCGTGAGTCTCAGCGAACAAACCTGGTAGAAAAAAACACTGAGAGGATATACCGAACAATCTCAATGTGCTTGGTCCGGAACACTGAACTAGCCAGACGATATGAGAGAAGAAGGAAAGCGCTGAGGGACCAG GGTAGGAAACCAAAGGAATTGGAGGACAGATTATTGTTTGCTGAAGATTCTTGGCAGGGGATTCAGAAAATCTGCAGGTCGGGACCAAATTGTGAAAAAGCCAGAAACGTTCTAGGAGACAGCCAATTCGGTCTGCATTTAAGCAGAAACTATGACGTACTGTTAAGATACACTGCATGTGCAAACGCCGACGGAATAAGATTCCTTCTTGTCTTTAAG GCTATGTTCGGAAAAGTGAAATCCGTCACACCAAATTTGACTAATGATCAGTGCAGTATCGAACCAACGCCCaactacgatacacacatatCCGTAACTAAACCAGATGCGGACATGGGGATATGCGATGCGCAAGATAATAACTTC GCATACCTGTATGAATATGACGAGGAAACTACACTACCTAGTATGTCACCGTCACAGATACTACCATTTGCTGTCATTAGCCTTGAAAGAACAGCAGAGAAAATCATTGGACCTCTGCGAACACCGTGGCCAAAACTGAGAAAAAAGAGGCAATCCTCATTTAATCCTACGTTAAAACAACAAATCAGCGAGGAGACACATTCTCCGCCTGTTTCTAATATGGAAGTCCCTTCTAAGGCCAATTTGACATCAACTGCGCTTACGGGAAAAGTTGACACTTCCATGGAGATTACTGATAATTGTGCAAAGAAAGATAGCATTAAGAAAGAAACATTATTTTTGAATGATATACCTACTTCGATATCTAATGGGAAACAGAAGTTACGCCTGGGCACAGCCCGGCGATCAGCCAGGACGGTAATCGGTAAGAGGACAAAATCGGTGGGAGGGAATGAAAATATGCAACATGACTACGAGGAGGAAACAGATTTACAATACACAGAATATTTGTGGGATCCGTTCCTTGAACCAAGGTCTTCGGACAACACAAACGTGTATATGGAAAGTGAAGTATCGCCTCAAAGCCAGAAGGAAAAATCGCCTGAAAACCAGGATGGAAAATCGCTTCAAAACCAGAATGGTTCTCTGCACGATACAGAAACTACATCAGATAAAACCCTAATTATTCAGCGATTAAAAGAAATAGAAAAAGAAAttcatacaaaacaaaaaaaacttcgAGAACTGCGGCTAAGTCGAAGTACTTCAATGAGGTCAGGAGATTCAATAACATCTGAAGAGGGTTCATGGGTAGATGACGTCGTTAGCGACAATATCACACTGTCACCAAAAAGAGTGGAGTCATGCGATGACAGGAATCAACCATTAGACCTTAGCAAAGCATGtacaataacatataaaaaaGAGAATAAAGATGCAAAAACGATGTCTACGAAAATCGTCAACAACCAATCGCAAGGCAACGACTCAATAATTGATCCAGAAAATAGAAACCAACAAAGTGCATATGCTGAAGCAAGCCGCGAACAGAAAGAAATGTCACAGTTACGAACGTCAATTATTGAAAGCGAAGCACATAATTCCGCGGAGGAGAAAGGTAAATTACAACTGAAACTCACAATTGGTTCAGATAATCGTAATTGTGACCCCGATCGTGATACCCCTACACCAACATTGGACGAACCACAAGACATGTATTGGATGCACACTGAACTCCCAGATTCTCAGTGTAGTAGCAACAGATGCAATGGTGCTGCTAAAGAATCTACGGAGGTAAAAGAATTTTATACGGGAGCAAAggaaaacatacaaaaacataatttggTACCTGTCAATGGTCAAGGTCCTGAATATGATACAAACAGGTATCGAATAGATGAAAGCATGCAATCTTCCTCAAAGAAATGTTCaagtttctatgaaagttatatcaggaaaaagaaacaaacaatggGCGATCGTTTCAAACTCGATGAAAAACCAGACATATCTATTGATATTTCCCGACATGACCTCACTAGCAAAAGTGATGTGATAATGGCAAGTCTTTCAGATAATGTGAACACCGATATGAATCCTGTATCTGTTGAAAAACCTTCTGTGTCAGAAATGGATGACCAACAAGTGAAAAGAGAGCTATCAAGCAACACAACATGTCTTTCTTCTCAGTTAAGTTTGCTTCCTTTTCCAAACAACTGCATGACTCTAAATCGAAGAGATCCCAGGGCTCAAAAGCGTTCAACATTAGATACAGAATCCAACCATGATAACGTGTCAGTTCCCCAAACAAATGACAAAGACATAGCACAAGTAAGCAATAAAAATGAAGCTTCTGTCACTAAAGATGATCATGGAGATGATCCTGAATATCATCAGGATAAATCTGACAGTACAAATCCAATCAAGCTCATGTCAGACAAAGTAGATTGCTCCGAAGCACAACACGAGTCTGATAGTGACAGTAAACATTCCATTCTTGCTTGTTCGACATCCGATACTCACAGTTCTTCTTCTTGTGACGAAAACTCTATACCGCATTCGAATGTAATGCAGGTCGATACAGAAGCAAAGAGTCGTCAATCACCTTCTAGAAACCATGGAGATAAAGCAATCGATCCAGTTACGGTATCAAACACTCCGTCCAAAAACTTGTCTTCAGAGGTTGAAAAAGTCTTACAGGGCCTGGGCAATGCTATCAAAGTGATTCAGAAAAAGGTCGCGGAATCTGACGACAATAAGAGTTCATCAGGCACGAATTCTCAAAGTGACGAGGAAATGGAAGTTGACAAATCACAAATAGCAACAATCACTCATGAAGATCAACAAGCGATTTCTACAATTGTCACCGATCGAGTAGTTCGACAGAAGAACGATAGTGCAACTATGAAAACGCCAACAGTGATAGAAGTCACTTGCATAAATATGCAGAAGGACATCGTGGAAAAAAGAGCAGTTCATGACTTCGACTCATCtgttgaaaatatcaaaaaagtAAGCGATTTAGACATCGCCTCCCATGATGCGATCATGACAACTGAACAAACGGTCGAAAGCAGTATAACGCCCAACACTCACAACAAAAATGAACCCATTTTAAACATATCAGGTGTTGATATAGACACGTCCGAGAACTTGACCCCCGACGATTCCACACCAAAGCACCAAGGTTCTTCATCTTATATGCCGGATGATCGTTTAAATCCTGGTTGCTATATGTCGGATGCTTGTTCAAAATCTGGTTGTGAAATGGTTTCAAAAACCTTTTCTCGGGATGTTGAAGCTATCAAAGATAGCAAACCGATAACAGAACCACAATCTGCAGCATCCAGTGTGAAAATAGAAGTTACAGAATATGGTTTTGACGAGAAAGTGACGCAAATGGATAAAAACGTGGATAAAACTCCTCAAGAAGAACCAATCGCAAACAATGACCTGGACAATGACAGAACCACACAAACTGGATCAAGTGATTGGACTTTAAGTCAGGAAATTGAAAAAACGTTAGCCGAAATCAAGAATGAATCGTGTGTCCTATATCAATCATATTCACTTGTCAAAGAAAAGAGCTTTCAGGGAAAGGGAACAGAAACAATTACACATCAACTTGACAGATCAATGTCCGAACAAAGACATAGCTCTGACATAAACAGAAGTCGGAGCAAAAGTGTGACTGGTTCGGCTGCTTCTGATTCACATAAACAACACGAATACAGGCCGCGTGAAGTCTCCCCAATTCGGGATCCCTCGTTTGTCCCATTCCATCAAAAAGGCAAAATCCTAAGTGAATATTTCAAAGGTAGGCATAAACGCCTTGGTTTGAAATGGGTTGATAGAAGGCGATCACCAAGTGGTTTCAGGAAACGTGCTATTCAGAAAGCTAAAATAACGTTATATAAAAACTGTTCTTCGAAAGGACAATCAGACAGAACTCAGACTGAAACAACACGGGTTGTCAAAGCAGAAAAGAAAGATTTCGATGACGATGATCGGTCTTCGTGGAAAACAAACCATCCATACAGCAAACCTTATATCAGAAATTTCAGCAGAAACGTCACTGAACGAAAATTCCAAGAAAGGGGAGTAAGTTCTAGGTCAAGCAGGCATACAGAAACACCTTGGCATAGAACTGGAACAGTACATCcagataatttgataatagATAGGCATGGTATGATCATTTCACTAGACTCGCCGAGCGACCGGTCTCGGTCGCGTCCTCGGAGTGACTCCAGATCTGATAGTAGAATGCGGGATGATTCGGTTTTTCATAGACGTCAATCTAGAAGAAGTTTCGAAGGACGCAGGGAGGTTACGAGTCATACCGATCCTCCAAGCTCAGAAGCTACTTTGTCAAGGGCCATGACGTCTCTTCTTAAAAGGATCTTGTTTGATGGACCACGAAATGACGGAAGTACTGAAGGTAAAATGGCAGACATGGTATTCGAAATGGTTAAGAAAAAAGTATCTGCAGGTGACCAAGATAAAGCTTATACGTTAGACAATGAAAACACGAACCTGAACAATACACAAGGTGTCAATGATTTGCCTGTAGATAATTTACCAGACCTCGTGACGCCTGATCGACCTGATCACTCGAAAGATCGGTCAAAGCGTCAGGAGAGATATTCAAACAACTGGGAGCGAAGAGAGGTATATGTTGACAGAAAACAATCAAGCAGCTGTGATAACCGGAAGTATTTTGATCAAAGACGAGGATCTAGTCAAACTGGAGAACAACGGGAAAGTCGTGGAGACCGACATTACGATAGGTCAGAAAACCGCTTCGATAGGAATGTTAGAAATGACAGCACAGATCATTTTGAGGACAGATTCGTTGGACGCGGTAGGGGATGGAGCAGAGGCCGTGGAAGATGGAATTCCCCAAGGGGCAACTTCAACAAACCATATACCCGGAGCAATTTTAACAATGATTACAACAAGCAACCATTTCAAAGAAAAGCGGAAAGGTATCCGTCGAGATCATTCAACTCCAATGCATCTCGATTAAAGACCGGAAGTGATTTTTCTTCTAGAAGATATTTTGACAGACCAGGTTTTAACAACAAACCGTATGACAGAAAGTTTGATAAATACTCATTCGACAGAAAATCTCTTCCGAGAGACCGGATCAAAGAGAGTAGCAGAAATTAA
- the LOC117328195 gene encoding uncharacterized protein LOC117328195 has product MNIRLFLIFVVMLSAMHQGPAAYRDFTCVEPEPGYAKRLFYYFTSRDVERICPAGADLIWRIGKEVFITLLLVLITLLLGYAPSIRNGAKEKWTTMFSMFQAWRTRPSRCRHCGTAPCQVKRRSLWKPSGSRRKDEANFAKRSNAMMLFNYGLELSVVLTKELPQDDTYWERKFCHNFEEKHMVLFPLCIRRQIDYWYPVPR; this is encoded by the exons ATGAATATCAGGTTGTTTCTGATATTTGTGGTAATGTTGAGCGCGATGCACCAAGGCCCTGCTGCTTATCGGGACTTTACGTG TGTGGAGCCCGAACCAGGATATGCCAAAAggttgttttattattttacctCAAGAGATGTGGAGAGAATCTGTCCAGCGGGAGCTGATTTGATATGg CGAATCGGGAAAGAGGTTTTTATTACCCTCCTGCTCGTGCTGATAACTTTACTGTTGGGTTATGCACCGTCGATTAGAAACGGCGCCAAGGAGAAATGGACAACCATGTTTTCCATGTTCCAGGCATGGAGAACCC GTCCTTCCCGCTGTCGTCATTGTGGAACTGCCCCATGCCAGGTTAAAAGGCGGTCGCTATGGAAACCCTCCGGATCTCGTAGAAAGGATGAGGCAAATTTCGCAAAACGTTCCAACGCAATGATGTTATTTAACTATGGGCTCGAGCTGTCTGTGGTTTTAACTAAAGAACTCCCTCAGGATGACACGTACTGGGAGAGAAAGTTCTGTCATAATTTTGAGGAGAAGCATATGGTTTTATTTCCACTGTGCATCCGGCGACAAATCGACTATTGGTATCCCGTTCCTCGCTAG